The Hippocampus zosterae strain Florida chromosome 20, ASM2543408v3, whole genome shotgun sequence genome contains a region encoding:
- the LOC127592785 gene encoding ankyrin repeat and SAM domain-containing protein 6-like isoform X2, whose protein sequence is MNFGVPANSLLLLRACDEGDYETARGILEPGASKDSGRQSRLRSDVGSECNTADLLLSLVPVDCTDEEGNTGLQFASASGHENLVRFLLRKGASVDSRNNYGWTPLMQAARFGHLTVAHILLENGADMNGRNRLGASVLTMAARGGHTHVVKLLLESDAFVDDFDHLAAAAEAVSNGNNNNSCSAVGFGASEGCAGGGVRDFMDVTALMVASQHGHEATVRLLLEWGADVSFAQKTTGWGPLMVAVLSGKVSVAQQLVERGADPDHVNVLTKTAFELAMQLKQREIKAYLDSITTVRPQTDDERRRPDVFSALKLGNSQLVKEILEEDPTQVNSSNQEGASPLMMAAVSGQLEVVHLMVDKKADVNKQDGVHGWTALMQATYHGNKDVVKYLLSQGADVNLRAKNGYTAFDLVMLLNDPDTELVRLLASVCMQVDKERSKHRGRNSVGHSKGRLALNNAPVPPDDKGGLKSWWNRMSNRFRRLKLTHTLRHGLLSNRLAPFPDDAETSLDATMKADAKPAGSVNAVVAPTGAQGGSDSGAVWAVKSKDTGLCRASSEKEDMLITTMLRSGAPLARLPNDKLKAVIPPFLPPSNFESWNSDRSHLLREGKSEASRLPMPPQRKLNSSGNSDITSISRVVSRSMKFPGIPKGPSSSSPSNSGHYHSPHSSGGSNGVAGLNRDTHNRSGGSADGVLAQIAAQRKKAAGLIDVKTQPPEKRHSQTLSPPPSATAGMPAPDPSIPDTSSHPNLLTSDISSRRMDLKRRPQSGNSSTSKSTSPTLTPSPSPTPKPPGGQDSLSSASSHPRSKSSGGSSSGTITDDDELSSILKKLSLEKYQPIFEEQEVDMEAFLTLTDGDLRELGIKTDGPRQQILAAISELNAGKGRERQILQETIHNFQSSFGSSASNPRPPGEPRSPANWMRHQVPSSSKR, encoded by the exons ATGAACTTCGGCGTCCCCGCTAACTCGCTGCTTCTTCTACGTGCCTGCGATGAGGGGGACTACGAAACGGCTCGGGGAATCCTGGAGCCCGGAGCCTCGAAAGACTCTGGGAGACAGAGCAGACTGCGCTCGGACGTGGGCTCGGAGTGCAACACGGCAGACTTGTTGTTGTCTCTTGTACCGGTGGACTGCACGGACGAGGAGGGAAACACCGGCCTGCAGTTTGCCTCGGCCAGCGGTCATGAAAACTTGGTCCGTTTTTTGCTTCGAAAGGGAGCCTCCGTGGACAGCCGTAATAATTATGGTTGGACGCCCCTCATGCAGGCTGCCAG ATTTGGTCACCTGACCGTCGCCCATATCCTACTGGAGAATGGGGCAGACATGAATGGACGGAACAGGCTAGGTGCAAGTGTCCTGACCATGGCCGCGCGTGGGGGACACACGCATGTCGTGAAGCTTCTCCTGGAGAGCGATGCCTTCGTCGACGACTTTGATCATCTGGCAGCGGCTGCAGAGGCAGTCTCCaatggaaacaacaacaacagctgcaG CGCGGTCGGTTTCGGAGCCAGCGAAGGCTGCGCAGGAGGCGGCGTGCGCGATTTCATGGATGTTACAGCGCTGATGGTGGCGTCTCAGCACGGCCACGAAGCCACGGTGCGTCTGCTGCTGGAGTGGGGCGCAGATGTCAGTTTTGCACAGAAGACCACCGGCTGGGGTCCCCTGATGGTGGCTGTGCTGAGTGGGAAG GTGTCTGTGGCCCAACAGCTGGTGGAGCGCGGCGCTGATCCGGACCACGTTAATGTGTTGACAAAGACGGCATTTGAACTCGCCATGCAGCTAAAACAGAGAGAGATCAAGGCTTACCTGGATTCCATCACTACTGTACGACCACAGACTG ATGATGAAAGACGAAGGCCAGACGTGTTCAGCGCCCTCAAACTGG GAAATTCCCAGCTAGTCAAAGAAATTTTGGAAGAAGATCCCACTCAGGTGAATTCCTCCAATCAGGAGGGAGCGTCACCACTGATGATGGCGGCAGTGAGCGGCCAGTTAGAAGTTGTGCACCTAATGGTGGACAAGAAGGCCGACGTCAACAAACAAGATGGAGTCCACGGGTGGACGGCCTTGATGCAGGCCACGTATCACGG AAATAAAGATGTTGTCAAATACCTTTTGAGTCAAGGGGCTGATGTCAACCTTCGAGCAAAGAATGGATACACAGCTTTTGATTTGGTCATGCTGCTGAATGATCCAG ACACCGAGCTGGTGCGTCTGTTAGCATCAGTGTGTATGCAAGTGGATAAGGAGAGGTCCAAACACCGTGGCAGGAATTCTGTCGGTCATTCCAAAGGCAGGCTTGCCCTCAACAATGCTCCTGTGCCTCCTGATGACAAAGGAGGCCTcaag TCGTGGTGGAATAGGATGTCAAATCGGTTCCGGCGGCTGAAGCTGACTCACACCCTGAGGCACGGCCTTTTGTCCAATCGACTGGCTCCATTCCCTGACGACGCGGAGACGTCCTTGGACGCCACGATGAAAGCTGATGCAAAACCTGCTGGTTCCGTCAACGCTGTTGTGGCCCCCACTGGTGCCCAGGGAGGAAGTGACAGCGGCGCCGTCTGGGCAGTCAAAAGCAAAGACACAG GTCTCTGCAGGGCGTCGTCAGAAAAGGAGGACATGCTAATTACCACAATG CTTCGGAGTGGCGCTCCCCTGGCCCGCCTACCTAATGACAAGCTGAAAGCAGTGATCCCTCCCTTCCTGCCCCCATCCAACTTCGAATCATGGAACTCGGACCGCTCGCACCTGCTCAGGGAGGGAAAAAGCGAAGCATCCCGGCTTCCTATGCCTCCACAGAGAAAGTTGAACAGCAGCGGCAACTCTGAtatt ACATCAATCAGTCGAGTGGTGAGCAGGTCCATGAAGTTTCCCGGCATTCCCAAGGGGCCCTCATCCTCATCTCCTTCCAATTCCGGCCACTACCACTCGCCTCACTCCTCTGGCGGTTCCAATGGCGTGGCAGGGCTCAATCGGGACACCCACAACCGCTCAG GGGGCAGTGCAGACGGTGTTCTCGCCCAGATAGCGGCCCAGCGGAAGAAGGCTGCCGGCTTGATTGACGTGAAGACGCAACCTCCTGAGAAACGGCACAGTCAAACTCTAAGTCCACCTCCTTCCGCCACCGCCGGCATGCCAGCACCTGATCCCAGCATCCCTGACACCTCCTCACACCCCAATCTGCTGACCTCTGACATCTCCTCAAGAAGG ATGGATTTGAAGAGGAGGCCTCAATCTGGGAATTCATCCACCTCGAAGAGCACATCGCCCACTCTGACCCCGTCTCCTTCGCCCACCCCTAAGCCTCCTGGTGGGCAAGACTCCTTGTCCTCGGCTTCTTCCCATCCTCGCTCGAAGAGCAGCGGCGGCTCCAGTAGCGGAACCATTACGGATGATG ATGAGCTTTCGAGTATCTTAAAGAAACTGTCCTTGGAAAAATATCAGCCCATTTTTGAGGAACAGGAG GTGGATATGGAAGCTTTTTTGACACTAACTGATGGAGACCTGAGAGAACTTGGCATCAAAACGGATGGACCTAGACAACAGATCTTGGCGGCCATATCAGAGCTCAACGCTGGGAAG GGCCGAGAAAGGCAAATCCTGCAAGAAACCATTCACAACTTCCAGTCATCCTTTGGCAGCAGTGCCAGTAACCCGAGACCACCTGGAGAGCCGCGCT CTCCAGCTAACTGGATGAGGCACCAGGTTCCTTCCTCCAGTAAGAGGTAA
- the zgc:56231 gene encoding kinesin-like protein KIF20A, with protein MQSGDMDLAFISPPQEETARGDQQTMKVYLRVRPFSKEEISDNEDQDCIVIENDQMVTLQAPKGSANLKCSEKGIATSVHKFSFSRIFGPETTQAELYDHTVQSQMSDFLDGENLLIFSYGVTNAGKTFTIQGTSKEPGILPRVLDATFEYITGRQYEGMDVKPYLRNDTRYLDAEQVKQEKSAKDAIFASFGEECEPLRPSSGSDPLPCSIASTSQSSDCQSGGGSSQFALWVAFFEIYNEYVYDLIQPSFCSKSKKRAALRVCDDGAGNAYVKDLRWINIQSLSEASKLLQFGKKNRSAVATTMNQSSSRSHSIFTMKLLKMDGNKAQRMSEFSLCDLAGSERCNKTKTFGERLKEAGNINNSLLILGKCINALRNNQTERMKNACIPFRESKLTKLFQAVFCGKGRASMIVNVSQCASTYDETLHVMKFSAVAKRVQVIPDKSLESLSQCLVGPNGNSLVRNGVIDRQALESFLSEDELLYEEEDADMSLLTQNELLDTIDNLRTKLLAERRRNLEQEMEIRKEMGDAMLQQIMESEELRSQQIEELKESYQEKMENTFEMYKDAIKEHAYKSAMSNLEDDFVPLDEFTAEQEKVEALERQLSQFASQNRACTVATADASCQCQPLTDFEAAGEECLKRLYKEKSAIEQMCEDKQQLILSLEKRLMELSKTLQTVRDGFLEKSIELEDLQVKTQEQMKSMQGIVSQSLEKDKEIASLKAELAMLTPKSPVPAKTKKGFLANIKEAVKSPHKTRSRTLRKTAETPRR; from the exons ATGCAGTCTGGTGACATGGATTTGGCTTTTATTTCGCCCCCACAG gaGGAGACGGCAAGAGGGGATCAGCAGACTATGAAAGTCTACCTTCGAGTAAGACCTttctcaaaagaggagatctcTGACAATGAGGATCAG GATTGTATAGTAATCGAAAACGACCAGATGGTGACGCTGCAGGCTCCAAAAGGTTCTGCCAACCTGAAGTGCAGCGAGAAGGGGATCGCCACGTCTGTACACAAATTCTCATTTTCAAGG attttcggACCAGAGACAACTCAAGCTGAGCTTTATGACCACACCGTCCAAAGCCAAatgtctgatttcttggatgggGAGAATTTGCTGATCTTCAGTTATGGTGTCACCAATGCTGGGAAAACCTTTACAATCCAAG GCACTTCAAAAGAACCAGGAATATTGCCTCGAGTATTGGATGCCACCTTTGAGTACATCACAGGGCGGCAGTATGAAGGCATGGACGTGAAGCCCTACCTCAGGAATGATACACGATATTTGGATGCTGAGCAAGTCAAACAGGAGAAAAGTGCTAAAGATGCCATTTTTGCATCATTCGGAGAG GAATGTGAGCCCTTGAGACCCAGCAGCGGATCAGATCCCTTGCCCTGTTCTATTGCTTCCACTTCGCAGTCATCTGACTGTCAATCAG GAGGAGGGAGCAGTCAATTTGCTTTATGGGTGGCATTCTTTGAAATCTACAACGAGTACGTCTACGATCTCATTCAACCGTCTTTTTGCTCCAAGTCCAAGAAACGCGCCGCCCTTCGTGTTTGTGATGACGGCGCTGGCAACGCTTATGTTAAAG ATCTTCGATGGATCAACATCCAGAGTTTGTCCGAGGCCAGCAAACTGTTGCAATTTGGCAAGAAAAACCGAAGTGCTGTAGCCACCACGATGAACCAGTCCTCCAGCAGAAG CCACAGCATATTTACCATGAAACTGCTGAAGATGGATGGAAACAAAGCTCAAAGGATGTCAGA GTTTTCTCTGTGCGACTTGGCTGGCTCCGAAAgatgcaacaaaaccaaaaccttTGGCGAGAGGCTAAAAGAAGCGGGAAACATTAACAACTCGCTCCTCATCCTGGGGAAGTGCATCAACGCCCTGCGCAACAATCAGACCGAAAG AATGAAGAACGCTTGCATCCCTTTTCGAGAGAGCAAGCTGACCAAGCTCTTCCAGGCCGTTTTCTGCGGCAAAGGACGAGCTTCAATGATCGTCAACGTCAGTCAGTGTGCTTCGACGTATGATGAGACGCTCCACGTCATGAAGTTCTCCGCTGTCGCCAAACGG GTGCAGGTGATCCCGGATAAGTCCCTGGAATCTCTGTCCCAGTGTCTGGTGGGTCCCAATGGCAACTCTCTGGTGAGGAATGGGGTGATTGACAGGCAGGCCCTGGAAAGTTTTCTGTCCGAAGATGAGCTGCTATATGAGGAAGAAGACGCAGACATGTCCTTACTGACGCAGAAC GAGCTATTGGACACGATCGATAACCTCCGAACAAAACTGCTGGCCGAGCGAAGACGAAACCTGGAGCAGGAGATGGAGATCCGCAAGGAAATGGGCGACGCCATGTTACAGCAGATCATGGAGAGCGAGGAACTGCGCAG CCAACAGATTGAAGAGCTGAAGGAGAGCTACCAAGAAAAGATGGAGAACACTTTTGAGATGTATAAGGACGCTATCAAGGAGCACGCTTACAAGAGTGCCATGAGCAACCTCGAAGATGACTTTGTGCCTCTTGACGAGTTCACGGCCGAGCAGGAGAAAGTTGAG GCCCTGGAGCGACAGCTTTCGCAGTTTGCATCCCAGAACAGAGCGTGTACGGTTGCGACTGCGGACGCCTCGTGTCAGTGTCAACCATTGACGGATTTCGAAGCTGCGG GGGAGGAATGTTTAAAACGCCTCTACAAGGAGAAAAGTGCCATAGAACAGATGTGTGAGGATAAGCAACAG TTGATCTTGTCCTTGGAGAAACGACTGATGGAGCTTAGCAAAACCCTTCAGACGGTTCGAGACGGCTTCCTGGAGAAATCGATTGAGCTCGAGGACCTCCAGGTGAAGACCCAAGAACAG ATGAAATCAATGCAGGGAATTGTATCTCAGTCCTTGGAAAAGGACAAGGAAATTGCCTCCTTAAAGGCAGAGCTCGCCATGCTCACTCCAAAGTCACCCGTGCCGGCCAAAACCAAGAAAGGCTTTCTCGCCAACATCAAGGAAGCGGTAAAGTCCCCTCATAAGACCAGAAGCCGGACCCTCAGGAAAACTGCTGAAACTCCACGCCGCTGA
- the LOC127592785 gene encoding ankyrin repeat and SAM domain-containing protein 6-like isoform X1, whose protein sequence is MNFGVPANSLLLLRACDEGDYETARGILEPGASKDSGRQSRLRSDVGSECNTADLLLSLVPVDCTDEEGNTGLQFASASGHENLVRFLLRKGASVDSRNNYGWTPLMQAARFGHLTVAHILLENGADMNGRNRLGASVLTMAARGGHTHVVKLLLESDAFVDDFDHLAAAAEAVSNGNNNNSCSAVGFGASEGCAGGGVRDFMDVTALMVASQHGHEATVRLLLEWGADVSFAQKTTGWGPLMVAVLSGKVSVAQQLVERGADPDHVNVLTKTAFELAMQLKQREIKAYLDSITTVRPQTDDERRRPDVFSALKLGNSQLVKEILEEDPTQVNSSNQEGASPLMMAAVSGQLEVVHLMVDKKADVNKQDGVHGWTALMQATYHGNKDVVKYLLSQGADVNLRAKNGYTAFDLVMLLNDPDTELVRLLASVCMQVDKERSKHRGRNSVGHSKGRLALNNAPVPPDDKGGLKSWWNRMSNRFRRLKLTHTLRHGLLSNRLAPFPDDAETSLDATMKADAKPAGSVNAVVAPTGAQGGSDSGAVWAVKSKDTGLCRASSEKEDMLITTMLRSGAPLARLPNDKLKAVIPPFLPPSNFESWNSDRSHLLREGKSEASRLPMPPQRKLNSSGNSDITSISRVVSRSMKFPGIPKGPSSSSPSNSGHYHSPHSSGGSNGVAGLNRDTHNRSGGSADGVLAQIAAQRKKAAGLIDVKTQPPEKRHSQTLSPPPSATAGMPAPDPSIPDTSSHPNLLTSDISSRRKMDLKRRPQSGNSSTSKSTSPTLTPSPSPTPKPPGGQDSLSSASSHPRSKSSGGSSSGTITDDDELSSILKKLSLEKYQPIFEEQEVDMEAFLTLTDGDLRELGIKTDGPRQQILAAISELNAGKGRERQILQETIHNFQSSFGSSASNPRPPGEPRSPANWMRHQVPSSSKR, encoded by the exons ATGAACTTCGGCGTCCCCGCTAACTCGCTGCTTCTTCTACGTGCCTGCGATGAGGGGGACTACGAAACGGCTCGGGGAATCCTGGAGCCCGGAGCCTCGAAAGACTCTGGGAGACAGAGCAGACTGCGCTCGGACGTGGGCTCGGAGTGCAACACGGCAGACTTGTTGTTGTCTCTTGTACCGGTGGACTGCACGGACGAGGAGGGAAACACCGGCCTGCAGTTTGCCTCGGCCAGCGGTCATGAAAACTTGGTCCGTTTTTTGCTTCGAAAGGGAGCCTCCGTGGACAGCCGTAATAATTATGGTTGGACGCCCCTCATGCAGGCTGCCAG ATTTGGTCACCTGACCGTCGCCCATATCCTACTGGAGAATGGGGCAGACATGAATGGACGGAACAGGCTAGGTGCAAGTGTCCTGACCATGGCCGCGCGTGGGGGACACACGCATGTCGTGAAGCTTCTCCTGGAGAGCGATGCCTTCGTCGACGACTTTGATCATCTGGCAGCGGCTGCAGAGGCAGTCTCCaatggaaacaacaacaacagctgcaG CGCGGTCGGTTTCGGAGCCAGCGAAGGCTGCGCAGGAGGCGGCGTGCGCGATTTCATGGATGTTACAGCGCTGATGGTGGCGTCTCAGCACGGCCACGAAGCCACGGTGCGTCTGCTGCTGGAGTGGGGCGCAGATGTCAGTTTTGCACAGAAGACCACCGGCTGGGGTCCCCTGATGGTGGCTGTGCTGAGTGGGAAG GTGTCTGTGGCCCAACAGCTGGTGGAGCGCGGCGCTGATCCGGACCACGTTAATGTGTTGACAAAGACGGCATTTGAACTCGCCATGCAGCTAAAACAGAGAGAGATCAAGGCTTACCTGGATTCCATCACTACTGTACGACCACAGACTG ATGATGAAAGACGAAGGCCAGACGTGTTCAGCGCCCTCAAACTGG GAAATTCCCAGCTAGTCAAAGAAATTTTGGAAGAAGATCCCACTCAGGTGAATTCCTCCAATCAGGAGGGAGCGTCACCACTGATGATGGCGGCAGTGAGCGGCCAGTTAGAAGTTGTGCACCTAATGGTGGACAAGAAGGCCGACGTCAACAAACAAGATGGAGTCCACGGGTGGACGGCCTTGATGCAGGCCACGTATCACGG AAATAAAGATGTTGTCAAATACCTTTTGAGTCAAGGGGCTGATGTCAACCTTCGAGCAAAGAATGGATACACAGCTTTTGATTTGGTCATGCTGCTGAATGATCCAG ACACCGAGCTGGTGCGTCTGTTAGCATCAGTGTGTATGCAAGTGGATAAGGAGAGGTCCAAACACCGTGGCAGGAATTCTGTCGGTCATTCCAAAGGCAGGCTTGCCCTCAACAATGCTCCTGTGCCTCCTGATGACAAAGGAGGCCTcaag TCGTGGTGGAATAGGATGTCAAATCGGTTCCGGCGGCTGAAGCTGACTCACACCCTGAGGCACGGCCTTTTGTCCAATCGACTGGCTCCATTCCCTGACGACGCGGAGACGTCCTTGGACGCCACGATGAAAGCTGATGCAAAACCTGCTGGTTCCGTCAACGCTGTTGTGGCCCCCACTGGTGCCCAGGGAGGAAGTGACAGCGGCGCCGTCTGGGCAGTCAAAAGCAAAGACACAG GTCTCTGCAGGGCGTCGTCAGAAAAGGAGGACATGCTAATTACCACAATG CTTCGGAGTGGCGCTCCCCTGGCCCGCCTACCTAATGACAAGCTGAAAGCAGTGATCCCTCCCTTCCTGCCCCCATCCAACTTCGAATCATGGAACTCGGACCGCTCGCACCTGCTCAGGGAGGGAAAAAGCGAAGCATCCCGGCTTCCTATGCCTCCACAGAGAAAGTTGAACAGCAGCGGCAACTCTGAtatt ACATCAATCAGTCGAGTGGTGAGCAGGTCCATGAAGTTTCCCGGCATTCCCAAGGGGCCCTCATCCTCATCTCCTTCCAATTCCGGCCACTACCACTCGCCTCACTCCTCTGGCGGTTCCAATGGCGTGGCAGGGCTCAATCGGGACACCCACAACCGCTCAG GGGGCAGTGCAGACGGTGTTCTCGCCCAGATAGCGGCCCAGCGGAAGAAGGCTGCCGGCTTGATTGACGTGAAGACGCAACCTCCTGAGAAACGGCACAGTCAAACTCTAAGTCCACCTCCTTCCGCCACCGCCGGCATGCCAGCACCTGATCCCAGCATCCCTGACACCTCCTCACACCCCAATCTGCTGACCTCTGACATCTCCTCAAGAAGG AAGATGGATTTGAAGAGGAGGCCTCAATCTGGGAATTCATCCACCTCGAAGAGCACATCGCCCACTCTGACCCCGTCTCCTTCGCCCACCCCTAAGCCTCCTGGTGGGCAAGACTCCTTGTCCTCGGCTTCTTCCCATCCTCGCTCGAAGAGCAGCGGCGGCTCCAGTAGCGGAACCATTACGGATGATG ATGAGCTTTCGAGTATCTTAAAGAAACTGTCCTTGGAAAAATATCAGCCCATTTTTGAGGAACAGGAG GTGGATATGGAAGCTTTTTTGACACTAACTGATGGAGACCTGAGAGAACTTGGCATCAAAACGGATGGACCTAGACAACAGATCTTGGCGGCCATATCAGAGCTCAACGCTGGGAAG GGCCGAGAAAGGCAAATCCTGCAAGAAACCATTCACAACTTCCAGTCATCCTTTGGCAGCAGTGCCAGTAACCCGAGACCACCTGGAGAGCCGCGCT CTCCAGCTAACTGGATGAGGCACCAGGTTCCTTCCTCCAGTAAGAGGTAA
- the rps20 gene encoding 40S ribosomal protein S20, with protein sequence MAFKDSGKAAVETEVAIHRIRITLTSRNVKSLEKVCADLIRGAKEKNLKVKGPVRMPTKTLRITTRKTPCGEGSKTWDRFQMRIHKRLIDLHSPSEIVKQITSISIEPGVEVEVTIADA encoded by the exons ATG GCTTTCAAGGACTCTGGGAAGGCAGCCGTTGAGACGGAGGTGGCTATTCACCGCATCCGCATCACCCTCACCAGCCGCAATGTCAAGTCTCTGGAAAAGG TCTGTGCTGACTTGATCCGTGGTGCAAAGGAGAAGAACCTGAAGGTGAAGGGACCAGTCCGCATGCCAACCAAG ACCCTGCGTATCACCACCAGGAAGACCCCCTGTGGCGAAGGCTCCAAAACTTGGGATCGCTTCCAGATGCGGATCCACAAACGTCTGATTGATCTGCACAGCCCATCTGAAATTGTCAAGCAGATCACCTCCATCAGCATCGAGCCTGGTGTTGAGGTTGAAGTTACCATTGCTGATGCATAA